From a region of the Fusobacteria bacterium ZRK30 genome:
- a CDS encoding YeeE/YedE thiosulfate transporter family protein yields MNIILALIIGFLFGFILQKIGASNPQKIINMLRLKDFHLMKTILFAIGLSNLLLFILLLFGIVDISHLSIKSSYIGVIVGGGIMGLGWAISGFCPGTGLVALGEGRKDGLSFVLGGMIGALFLTLVYDKIKDTILFFDLGGKMTLAVTNVGGSTALFSSISGIFVAGGIGVLFIVIAFILPD; encoded by the coding sequence ATGAATATAATATTAGCTCTTATAATAGGATTTTTATTTGGATTTATCCTTCAGAAGATTGGAGCTTCAAACCCACAAAAAATTATAAATATGCTCAGATTAAAAGACTTTCATTTAATGAAAACAATACTTTTTGCCATCGGATTAAGTAACCTTTTATTATTTATCCTTCTGTTATTTGGAATTGTAGATATATCACATTTGAGTATAAAATCATCATATATAGGAGTTATAGTAGGAGGAGGTATAATGGGACTGGGCTGGGCTATATCTGGATTTTGCCCAGGAACAGGTTTGGTGGCCCTTGGAGAGGGTAGAAAGGATGGTCTTTCATTTGTTTTAGGCGGAATGATTGGAGCATTATTTTTGACCCTTGTATACGACAAAATTAAAGATACAATCTTATTTTTCGATCTAGGAGGAAAGATGACTTTGGCCGTAACTAATGTCGGGGGAAGTACTGCTCTATTTTCTTCCATTTCCGGCATATTTGTTGCAGGAGGAATAGGAGTTCTTTTTATAGTTATTGCATTTATATTACCAGATTAA
- a CDS encoding putative DNA binding domain-containing protein, whose amino-acid sequence MRTIREILNKIKKLEGIELKEYLINIEENYQIELKKSKNSFPKEALESYSAFANTDGGLLILGIEETSTGLNISGVKSPDKVKKEMFDILNNSQKVSKNIITDQNIVEKIIDDKVVIIIDVPRAYYKDKPVYLNNNPKTTFKRNYEGDYRCTEQEMIIMIQDSSNESLDNSLLENFTIDDLDPEAIRSYRQRFSLLKSEHPFTGLSDQDFLIKLKVLRKNRRTNTLELTLGGLLVFGKSEAIKERLPHFHVEYIDKSDLSHERWSDRLVYDGTWEDNLYNFFYLAINRIYNNLEKNFKILEDNITREELSEVHIALREAFINSIIHANFELEQPIKVTKYPNYFQFENPGTLRISKEDFFEGEHSDPRNHIIQEIFRHLNLCERAGSGIPKILKAVKDYSYKHPDIEEDKDKFTFKFWNIEKIEDGKKQIESLDDLNKIEKDLLIYLLTNKTISNKDVQENFDLTKNQTTKLFNKLVEKKYIKKLGIGRGTFYKIAIDF is encoded by the coding sequence GTGAGAACAATAAGAGAGATTTTAAATAAAATTAAAAAATTAGAAGGTATAGAGTTGAAAGAATATTTGATAAATATAGAGGAGAATTATCAAATCGAACTGAAAAAATCTAAAAATAGCTTCCCAAAGGAAGCGTTAGAAAGTTATTCAGCCTTTGCCAATACAGATGGCGGACTCCTAATTTTAGGTATAGAGGAAACTTCTACAGGACTAAATATTTCAGGAGTAAAAAGCCCGGATAAGGTAAAAAAAGAGATGTTTGATATTTTGAATAATTCTCAAAAAGTTAGCAAAAATATTATCACAGATCAAAATATCGTTGAAAAAATCATAGACGATAAAGTTGTAATCATCATAGATGTCCCCAGAGCGTATTATAAAGATAAGCCAGTTTACTTAAACAACAATCCCAAGACTACTTTCAAAAGGAACTATGAGGGAGATTACAGGTGTACAGAACAAGAGATGATTATAATGATCCAGGATTCCAGTAATGAATCTTTGGATAACAGTTTACTGGAGAATTTTACCATTGATGATTTAGATCCAGAAGCAATAAGATCTTACAGACAAAGGTTTTCCCTCCTAAAATCGGAACATCCATTTACAGGGCTGAGTGACCAGGATTTTTTAATTAAACTAAAAGTTCTTAGGAAAAACAGAAGAACCAATACCTTGGAATTAACTTTAGGTGGCTTATTGGTTTTTGGAAAATCAGAGGCTATAAAAGAGAGATTGCCGCATTTCCACGTAGAATACATAGACAAAAGTGATTTAAGTCATGAAAGGTGGAGCGACCGACTTGTATATGATGGTACTTGGGAAGATAATCTATATAATTTTTTCTATTTGGCAATAAATAGAATCTATAATAATTTGGAAAAAAACTTTAAAATTTTAGAAGATAACATTACCAGGGAAGAATTAAGTGAAGTTCATATAGCTCTAAGAGAAGCATTTATTAATTCAATAATTCACGCTAACTTTGAGTTAGAACAGCCAATTAAAGTAACTAAATATCCTAACTACTTTCAATTTGAAAATCCAGGGACCTTGAGAATTTCCAAGGAAGACTTTTTCGAAGGAGAACATTCTGACCCAAGAAATCATATTATTCAAGAAATTTTTAGACACTTAAATTTATGTGAAAGAGCCGGCAGCGGGATTCCTAAGATCTTAAAAGCTGTAAAAGATTATTCATATAAGCATCCAGACATTGAGGAAGATAAAGATAAATTTACTTTTAAATTCTGGAATATAGAAAAAATTGAGGATGGTAAAAAACAAATAGAATCTTTAGATGACCTAAATAAGATAGAAAAAGATCTTCTGATATATTTACTTACCAATAAAACTATCAGCAATAAAGATGTTCAAGAGAACTTTGATCTAACTAAAAATCAAACGACTAAACTTTTTAATAAACTAGTAGAAAAAAAATATATAAAAAAACTAGGAATAGGAAGAGGGACTTTTTATAAAATAGCAATAGACTTTTAA
- a CDS encoding SHOCT domain-containing protein, giving the protein MMHGYGFGSSMFWGGGIFMFIFWILIIILIASILKDSFMGNRRNFRQNESETPMGILKIRYAKGEITKEQYQEMKNKIKD; this is encoded by the coding sequence ATGATGCATGGATATGGATTTGGCAGTTCTATGTTTTGGGGAGGTGGGATCTTTATGTTTATATTTTGGATATTGATAATAATACTTATAGCCTCTATATTAAAAGATAGTTTTATGGGAAATCGTCGAAACTTCAGACAAAATGAAAGTGAAACACCTATGGGAATCTTAAAAATAAGATACGCTAAAGGAGAGATTACAAAGGAACAATATCAAGAGATGAAAAATAAAATAAAAGACTAA
- a CDS encoding periplasmic heavy metal sensor produces the protein MKKKIIVGLLVISALSFAAMNTNQINMNYNTQRGIHYTQMMNELSTSQQNELTNMVQDHREASYKKGLDIRSKQLELEKLLSKDKVNWQSVEKVNKQISDMRAKQRLDNIKFRKTVEDKFGITMGYKGMDGHMGGGMMNGNGRHMGNGMMNGNGRHMGGRMMNGTRGY, from the coding sequence ATGAAAAAGAAAATTATTGTAGGATTATTAGTAATATCAGCATTATCATTTGCAGCAATGAACACTAACCAAATAAATATGAATTATAACACTCAAAGAGGGATACACTATACTCAAATGATGAATGAGTTATCGACAAGCCAGCAGAATGAATTAACTAATATGGTGCAGGATCATAGAGAGGCTAGCTATAAAAAAGGTTTAGATATAAGATCTAAACAATTAGAACTAGAAAAATTATTATCAAAAGATAAAGTAAACTGGCAGAGTGTAGAAAAGGTAAATAAGCAAATATCCGACATGAGAGCTAAACAAAGACTAGATAACATAAAATTTAGAAAGACTGTAGAAGATAAATTTGGAATAACTATGGGATATAAGGGCATGGATGGACATATGGGTGGTGGAATGATGAACGGTAATGGCAGACATATGGGTAATGGAATGATGAATGGTAATGGCAGGCATATGGGTGGCAGAATGATGAATGGAACCAGAGGTTACTAA
- a CDS encoding YeeE/YedE family protein: MKNLIKQQQWSWFISGIVLGLIFIIAVVLVKPIGVSTQFVIFDGVVWNSVEELVIEDVGAKSGYSSFNAYINKSGGKYAKNIANPLNYSFVFVFAMILGGFTASKLKDKKVKKDEHSLPKVWKDRFGESSKKRYLVSFLGGVLVLFGARLAGGCTSGHMMSGMMQTSVSGYLFTLGTFIVAIPAAIILYKGGKK; encoded by the coding sequence ATGAAAAATTTAATCAAACAGCAGCAATGGAGTTGGTTTATAAGCGGTATAGTTCTAGGTCTTATTTTTATTATCGCTGTAGTTCTTGTAAAACCAATCGGTGTTTCTACACAATTTGTAATATTTGATGGTGTGGTGTGGAATTCAGTTGAAGAACTAGTTATTGAAGATGTAGGAGCCAAGAGCGGCTATTCTAGCTTCAACGCATATATAAATAAAAGCGGAGGGAAATATGCCAAAAATATTGCTAATCCTTTAAATTATAGTTTTGTATTTGTATTTGCGATGATACTAGGTGGTTTTACTGCCAGTAAATTAAAGGATAAAAAAGTCAAAAAAGATGAACATTCTCTCCCTAAAGTCTGGAAGGATAGGTTTGGGGAATCATCTAAAAAAAGATACTTGGTATCCTTTTTAGGAGGAGTACTGGTGTTGTTTGGTGCCAGACTTGCTGGGGGATGTACTAGTGGGCATATGATGAGCGGCATGATGCAGACATCAGTCAGCGGTTATCTGTTTACTCTAGGAACATTTATTGTCGCAATACCTGCAGCCATAATTTTATATAAAGGAGGAAAAAAATGA